From Brassica oleracea var. oleracea cultivar TO1000 chromosome C3, BOL, whole genome shotgun sequence, a single genomic window includes:
- the LOC106329138 gene encoding probable acyl-[acyl-carrier-protein]--UDP-N-acetylglucosamine O-acyltransferase, mitochondrial isoform X2 — protein sequence MISLLKARERLLSPLLSSSIRRRLSSNPSYSCEDTRGPDVFIHPSAVVHPDAVIGKGVSVGPYCTVGSSVKLGNGCKLYPSSHIFGNTELGESCVLMTGAVVGDELPGSTVIGGNNIIGHHAVVGVKCQDLKYKDGDECFLCIGNNNEIREFCSIHRSSKASDKTVIGDNNLIMGSCHIAHDCKIGDRNIFANNTLLAGHVIVEDYTHTAGATVVHQFCHIGSFSFIGGGSVSQDVPKYMMVTGERAELRGLNLEGLRRNGFTMSEMKSLRAAYRKIFMSTETSSLEERLTKMEHDPELYSVPAVGAMLQSIRDSFAEGRRGICKFRQWLGS from the exons ATGATTTCTCTCCTCAAAGCTCGCGAGAGGCTTCTCTCTCCTCTCCTCAGCTCCTCTATACGCCGTCGTCTCTCCTCTAACCCCTCCT ATTCTTGTGAAGACACGAGAGGTCCTGACGTCTTTATACACCCAAGTGCTGTCGTCCACCCAGATGCAGTGATTGGAAAG GGAGTTTCAGTTGGTCCATACTGTACAGTTGGCTCTTCAGTGAAGCTGGGCAATGGCTGCAAACTCTATCCTTCTAGTCATATCTTTGGAAACACAGAGTTGGGGGAATCTTGTGTCCTCATGAC TGGTGCTGTTGTTGGCGATGAGCTTCCTGGTTCTACAGTCATAGGAGGCAATAACATAATAGGTCACCACGCTGTGGTTGGTGTTAAATGTCAAGACTTGAAGTACAAG GATGGGGATGAATGCTTTCTTTGCATCGGTAACAACAACGAGATCAGGGAGTTCTGTTCTATTCACAGGTCATCAAAGGCTAGTGATAAAACG GTGATTGGTGACAATAATCTAATCATGGGCTCTTGTCATATCGCACATGATTGCAAGATTGGTGACCGCAACATATTTGCCAACAATACGCTTCTTGCTGGCCATGTGATTGTAGAA GACTATACACACACAGCAGGAGCCACGGTCGTCCACCAGTTCTGTCATATTGGTTCTTTCTCTTTCATTGGTGGTGGTTCT GTTTCACAAGACGTTCCAAAGTACATGATGGTGACTGGAGAAAGAGCCGAACTTCGCGGTTTGAATCTGGAGGGACTTAGACGTAATGGATTTACCATGTCGGAG ATGAAGAGCCTGAGAGCAGCCTATCGTAAGATATTCATGTCTACCGAGACATCAAGTCTTGAAGAGCGTCTCACGAAGATG GAACATGACCCAGAGCTGTATAGTGTTCCTGCGGTTGGTGCCATGTTGCAGTCAATCCGAGATTCTTTCGCAGAAGGTCGTCGTGGGATATGCAAGTTCAGACAGTGGCTAGGTTCTTGA
- the LOC106329138 gene encoding probable acyl-[acyl-carrier-protein]--UDP-N-acetylglucosamine O-acyltransferase, mitochondrial isoform X1: MISLLKARERLLSPLLSSSIRRRLSSNPSYSCEDTRGPDVFIHPSAVVHPDAVIGKGVSVGPYCTVGSSVKLGNGCKLYPSSHIFGNTELGESCVLMTGAVVGDELPGSTVIGGNNIIGHHAVVGVKCQDLKYKDGDECFLCIGNNNEIREFCSIHRSSKASDKTVIGDNNLIMGSCHIAHDCKIGDRNIFANNTLLAGHVIVEDYTHTAGATVVHQFCHIGSFSFIGGGSVVSQDVPKYMMVTGERAELRGLNLEGLRRNGFTMSEMKSLRAAYRKIFMSTETSSLEERLTKMEHDPELYSVPAVGAMLQSIRDSFAEGRRGICKFRQWLGS, from the exons ATGATTTCTCTCCTCAAAGCTCGCGAGAGGCTTCTCTCTCCTCTCCTCAGCTCCTCTATACGCCGTCGTCTCTCCTCTAACCCCTCCT ATTCTTGTGAAGACACGAGAGGTCCTGACGTCTTTATACACCCAAGTGCTGTCGTCCACCCAGATGCAGTGATTGGAAAG GGAGTTTCAGTTGGTCCATACTGTACAGTTGGCTCTTCAGTGAAGCTGGGCAATGGCTGCAAACTCTATCCTTCTAGTCATATCTTTGGAAACACAGAGTTGGGGGAATCTTGTGTCCTCATGAC TGGTGCTGTTGTTGGCGATGAGCTTCCTGGTTCTACAGTCATAGGAGGCAATAACATAATAGGTCACCACGCTGTGGTTGGTGTTAAATGTCAAGACTTGAAGTACAAG GATGGGGATGAATGCTTTCTTTGCATCGGTAACAACAACGAGATCAGGGAGTTCTGTTCTATTCACAGGTCATCAAAGGCTAGTGATAAAACG GTGATTGGTGACAATAATCTAATCATGGGCTCTTGTCATATCGCACATGATTGCAAGATTGGTGACCGCAACATATTTGCCAACAATACGCTTCTTGCTGGCCATGTGATTGTAGAA GACTATACACACACAGCAGGAGCCACGGTCGTCCACCAGTTCTGTCATATTGGTTCTTTCTCTTTCATTGGTGGTGGTTCTGTG GTTTCACAAGACGTTCCAAAGTACATGATGGTGACTGGAGAAAGAGCCGAACTTCGCGGTTTGAATCTGGAGGGACTTAGACGTAATGGATTTACCATGTCGGAG ATGAAGAGCCTGAGAGCAGCCTATCGTAAGATATTCATGTCTACCGAGACATCAAGTCTTGAAGAGCGTCTCACGAAGATG GAACATGACCCAGAGCTGTATAGTGTTCCTGCGGTTGGTGCCATGTTGCAGTCAATCCGAGATTCTTTCGCAGAAGGTCGTCGTGGGATATGCAAGTTCAGACAGTGGCTAGGTTCTTGA